The Spirochaeta lutea genome window below encodes:
- a CDS encoding CDP-alcohol phosphatidyltransferase family protein: MHKRALLQLPDILSFSRLFWGGLVLALVETHNTVSAFIVFCIACGSDVLDGYLARKLGVNNRWGWLIDAGSDFAFVLTILLYFTVKGSVPASLIVIVTSSFCLFASSGLTARSSYDRLGKYIGLICFVYSGALILAAGTTLCMVLAGVTQIYICTSFLCKTGNAIKNFRLRMNQGQL; the protein is encoded by the coding sequence ATGCATAAAAGAGCTTTACTCCAGCTACCTGATATTTTGAGCTTTTCAAGGCTTTTTTGGGGAGGTCTGGTCCTGGCTCTAGTGGAAACTCATAATACTGTATCGGCTTTTATTGTTTTCTGTATTGCCTGCGGGAGTGATGTTCTGGATGGGTATTTGGCAAGAAAGCTGGGAGTTAACAATAGATGGGGCTGGTTAATAGACGCGGGTTCTGATTTTGCTTTTGTTTTAACGATACTTCTGTATTTCACGGTAAAGGGAAGTGTGCCTGCTTCTTTAATAGTGATTGTAACAAGTTCTTTTTGTCTGTTTGCTAGTTCGGGACTAACCGCCAGGAGTTCGTATGACAGACTAGGGAAATACATTGGACTGATATGCTTTGTGTATTCTGGTGCACTCATTCTTGCCGCCGGAACCACACTGTGTATGGTACTTGCCGGGGTTACACAGATCTACATCTGCACTTCTTTCCTTTGTAAGACCGGTAACGCTATAAAGAATTTCAGGTTAAGAATGAATCAAGGTCAGTTATAA